The following proteins come from a genomic window of Crassostrea angulata isolate pt1a10 chromosome 1, ASM2561291v2, whole genome shotgun sequence:
- the LOC128158487 gene encoding uncharacterized protein LOC128158487, which yields MYINILYTRKYCSANLPRMHWFTIILVGSVYQTPSVSTFSVSINASTKSIKPGENVYIDCTIFGLSTLQYLNSQVTLLLRQNESIKTTVRIWTDRSQNVTEKYGGTVNYYLDDACPLRNRILVRFDIFNASTSDEGIYSFYTTHNSVTQYDSINLYSGNKTEKLSNYVVVRQIETLESSIPYFCCKYGFSILENESFVNFINLRRNESAYFPLIPTFGTNNNAIAIVKPWISYEGCYNLTIDKSSEMDCTKISVIDWTTNKNSLPLIGIKRKRYCVLLDKSIKETSKRVSYSYCLEDENTESVNYIELFSMIEKRPTLLEEINSSCMAAYTVKEANASRLYGIPCYNSSRHCDAYCLEKDRSNATYHGNLSWSEAMDICISLNKSLPGINSDFLSTSIDQENRSVCLAAYQSSSIVFQPVIKQINKDGNITALPSDIGLSLPFICGANPDTEKPDYCVGTTRAVKTDSTVFTTSKCSNNEKVSTDNDSKLIMMIPMTVLGFLLIVVAVVWVIHRVHRKCGTRNVSVINNEYIYSYPSETQEVATTIIRRGLDNNFINQTEAYSDLRNETHFNNEYTLTDENDEYDV from the exons atgtatataaacatcTTATATACACGTAAGTACTGCAGTGCCAACCTCCCAAGAATGCACTGGTTTACAATTATATTGGTGGGATCAGTGTATCAAACACCGTCCGTAAGTACTTTTTCTG TTTCAATTAATGCGTCGACAAAGTCCATAAAACCAGGAGAAAACGTTTACATTGATTGTACTATTTTTGGATTAAGCACCTTGCAGTATTTAAATTCTCAAGTAACGTTACTTTTGAGACAAAATGAAAGCATTAAAACAACAGTTAGGATATGGACAGATCGATCGCAAAACGTAACTGAGAAGTATGGAGGGACGGTAAACTATTATTTAGATGACGCATGTCCATTGAGGAACAGGATCTTAGTGAGATTCGACATCTTCA ATGCCAGTACTTCGGATGAGGgaatatattcattttacacGACCCACAACTCGGTCACACAATATGATAGTATCAATCTCTATTCAGGCA ATAAAACAGAGAAGCTTTCAAACTACGTTGTTGTGCGACAAATTGAAACTCTAGAGAGCTCTATTCcatatttttgttgtaaatatgGCTTCAGTATCCTTGAGAACGAGTCTTTTgtaaatttcattaatcttCGTCGCAATGAATCCGCATATTTCCCTTTAATCCCAACATTTGGTACTAACAATAATGCCATTGCCATAGTCAAGCCATGGATATCTTATGAAG GGTGTTACAACCTTACAATAGACAAGTCTTCGGAAATGGACTGTACAAAAATCAGTGTTATAGATTGGACGACGAACAAAAACTCGCTTCCCCTAATTGGGATAAAG aGGAAGAGATATTGTGTTTTACTGGACAAAAGTATTAAGGAAACCTCAAAACGTGTTTCCTATAGCTATTGCCTAGAAGATGAAAACACAGAGTCAGTGAATTATATAGAACTATTTTCCATGATTGAGA AAAGACCTACATTGCTGGAAGAAATAAATTCAAGTTGTATGGCGGCATACACAGTTAAAGAAGCTAATGCAAGTAGGCTCTATGGAATACCTTGCTATAATTCTTCGAGGCATTGTGATGCATATTGTTTAGAAAAAG aCAGATCAAACGCTACTTACCACGGTAACTTATCTTGGAGTGAGGCTATGGACATATGTATTAGTCTAAACAAATCTCTACCAGGAATTAACTCCGATTTCCTCAGCACCTCAATTGACCAAGAAAACAGATCTGTGTGTCTGGCCGCATACCAAAGCTCATCTATTGTGTTCCAACCAGTCATCAAGCAAATAAACAAAGATGGAAACATAACTGCCCTTCCTTCTGATATCGGTTTAAGCCTTCCTTTCATATGCGGAGCTAACCCAG ATACAGAAAAGCCAGACTATTGTGTTGGCACTACACGGGCTGTTAAAACGGACTCAACTGTGTTTACAACGTCTAAATGTTCTAATAATGAGAAGGTGTCAACAG ATAATGACTCTAAACTGATCATGATGATACCGATGACTGTTCTTGGATTCCTGCTTATCGTCGTTGCAGTTGTTTGGGTCATCCACAG aGTTCATAGAAAATGTGGAACTCGAAATGTAAGCGTTATTAATAATGAATACATCTATTCATATCCCAGTGAAACACAAGAAGTAGCAACAACAATCATTAGAAGAGGACTGGATAACAATTTCATTAACCAAACGGAAGCTTATTCGGATCTTCGCAATGAAACGCATTTTAACAATGAATACACACTGACTGATGAAAACGATGAGTATGATGTCTGA